One genomic window of Thalassolituus hydrocarboniclasticus includes the following:
- a CDS encoding M66 family metalloprotease: MVRTRTITVLALALLLSACGGDNIFLKGLNGSGQGEPDQYPGSNTQASMNAQLQSLISALPTAFTGLPYESPAISNTLSGPVQYSATNLPAWASLDTNSGVISGTPALNDARAAVSFTLSLNFSGLSVSQPATLSVHHGAEYKTAAPIDFYAEQFGGGERPLRNDLSGNLQGEVQFIQSHSVRPANNYVRDSGDETNSIYSPRLIALRDALLVFIPTNVNSADIVTVDAEISFNGEVQQRLSLNHPNDLPAADYNGSSEVTFSRRAWNAVLPWQQVRNGLSVRFIINAGAASERDGLLSASAIDIGDASQIVFQSLRLGMLTHFDNSNGHFTLNNPLLAATDYFQTLPVSRLVMGSYADMQLDKVIIGSGVIYDDVSATDGGYYNGDMRGDVAKAQVSTGINLANYGISSYNMNQSYPHLFKQITNHHAWGNYKNGRQPHGLSGGNGIGTLVDSRGNEASHEWGHAYGLGHYPGQNLTEDGRFQRHHADSGWGYIAYRKRLRDSLNDNSEAAEEQPRSFHLNGRIPYGRDSMSGGSPNSQFSSYTHYTAYSARIIQNDLAKFPLPDSRFASGYKKWDTSLGAYAEYNFPEADKRLPPQQVGVAVATILGGYDPQGSSALIYPVFHGNYGNVFDLPAPDLNDNRDQCWVSVSNAAGAERKIALAASRYDNNRVNQLHFNLEAEFRPTLAVLSCRRAGVDTELTRTTFDGQIPELPPLAIVGQEEGFSRLRAVEMETLSTVLADQQEVALPVLNNQQQVMLDSYSDSQLRNDLSAPALPVYQRLSSIRFHISQVELMLNKLDADKVSPAEQRRIIRQLLDDTGLLSSSEALPANGNLIQGPKTFSSAGMDTDGYVSAVNSAAEGSRWLISATGKIHAAEKPWLCLTPASGRLTLSSCRNSQSNQLWLHTAQSTLKNQGTGQCVDYASHNGTLITYGCHNGWNQQWSAPLSSDNQLLALLDGNTLQRLYELLAE; this comes from the coding sequence ATGGTCCGTACCCGGACAATTACGGTTTTGGCCCTGGCGTTATTACTGAGCGCCTGTGGCGGTGATAACATATTTTTGAAGGGCCTCAATGGTTCCGGTCAGGGTGAGCCTGACCAGTATCCTGGCAGCAACACTCAGGCCAGTATGAATGCACAGCTGCAATCTCTGATCAGTGCACTGCCGACAGCCTTCACCGGTCTGCCATATGAAAGCCCTGCCATCAGCAATACCCTCTCTGGCCCGGTACAGTACAGCGCCACTAACCTGCCAGCCTGGGCAAGTCTGGATACAAACAGCGGAGTCATCAGCGGAACGCCCGCCCTGAATGATGCCCGCGCAGCGGTTAGCTTTACCCTCAGCCTGAACTTCAGCGGCCTCAGCGTCAGCCAACCTGCGACTCTGTCCGTACATCATGGGGCAGAATACAAAACAGCGGCCCCCATCGATTTTTACGCCGAACAGTTTGGCGGTGGCGAGCGTCCTCTGCGTAACGATCTGAGCGGTAATCTGCAGGGTGAAGTGCAGTTTATTCAATCGCACAGCGTACGCCCGGCCAATAACTATGTACGTGACAGCGGTGATGAAACCAACAGCATCTACAGCCCACGCCTGATTGCCCTGCGCGATGCCTTACTGGTGTTTATCCCAACCAACGTTAACAGCGCCGACATCGTCACTGTCGATGCCGAAATCAGCTTCAATGGCGAAGTGCAGCAGCGCCTGTCACTGAACCACCCCAACGACCTTCCCGCCGCAGATTATAACGGTAGCAGTGAGGTCACCTTTTCCCGCCGCGCCTGGAATGCCGTATTGCCATGGCAGCAGGTGCGCAACGGCCTGTCTGTGCGTTTTATCATCAATGCCGGTGCCGCCAGCGAACGTGATGGCCTGCTGAGCGCCAGCGCGATTGATATTGGTGACGCCAGCCAGATTGTATTCCAGAGCCTGCGTCTGGGGATGCTCACCCATTTCGATAACAGCAACGGTCACTTCACTCTGAACAATCCGCTGCTGGCCGCCACCGATTATTTCCAGACACTGCCAGTCTCACGTCTTGTGATGGGCTCTTATGCCGATATGCAGCTCGATAAAGTCATTATCGGCAGCGGCGTTATCTATGACGATGTCAGCGCCACTGACGGCGGTTACTACAATGGTGATATGCGCGGTGACGTAGCCAAAGCTCAGGTCAGCACCGGGATCAACCTCGCCAACTATGGTATTTCCAGCTACAACATGAACCAGAGTTACCCGCATCTGTTTAAACAGATCACCAACCACCACGCCTGGGGTAATTATAAGAATGGCCGCCAACCACATGGCCTGAGTGGCGGTAACGGCATCGGCACACTGGTCGACAGCCGTGGCAACGAAGCCAGTCATGAATGGGGTCATGCTTATGGTCTGGGCCATTATCCGGGCCAGAATCTGACCGAAGACGGTCGTTTTCAGCGCCATCATGCCGACAGTGGCTGGGGCTATATTGCCTACCGCAAGCGTCTGCGCGACAGCCTGAACGACAACAGCGAAGCCGCCGAAGAGCAGCCCCGCAGCTTTCATCTGAATGGGCGTATTCCCTATGGCCGCGACTCCATGTCCGGTGGCAGCCCGAACTCACAATTCTCTTCTTATACCCATTACACCGCCTATTCTGCCCGTATTATCCAGAACGATCTGGCAAAGTTCCCGCTGCCCGACAGCCGCTTTGCCAGTGGCTATAAAAAATGGGACACCAGCCTTGGCGCCTATGCCGAATACAACTTCCCGGAAGCCGATAAGCGCCTGCCGCCGCAACAGGTTGGCGTGGCCGTAGCCACCATTCTGGGCGGCTACGACCCGCAGGGCAGCAGCGCCCTGATTTATCCGGTATTCCACGGCAATTACGGTAATGTATTCGATCTGCCAGCCCCGGATCTGAACGACAACCGCGACCAGTGCTGGGTCAGCGTCAGTAACGCTGCCGGTGCCGAACGTAAAATCGCTCTGGCCGCCAGCCGCTATGACAACAACCGCGTTAACCAGCTGCACTTCAATCTGGAAGCAGAATTCCGCCCGACCCTCGCCGTGCTGAGCTGCCGCCGTGCCGGTGTCGATACTGAGCTGACGCGTACCACCTTCGATGGCCAGATTCCGGAGTTACCACCACTCGCTATCGTCGGTCAGGAAGAAGGATTCAGCAGGCTGCGTGCCGTGGAAATGGAAACCCTGAGTACGGTATTGGCCGACCAGCAGGAGGTTGCGCTGCCGGTGCTGAACAACCAGCAGCAGGTGATGCTCGACAGCTACAGCGACAGCCAGCTGCGCAATGACCTGAGCGCGCCCGCCCTGCCTGTGTATCAACGCCTGAGCAGCATCCGTTTTCATATCAGTCAGGTGGAACTTATGCTGAATAAACTGGATGCTGACAAGGTCAGTCCTGCAGAACAGCGCCGGATTATCCGGCAGTTACTGGATGACACCGGCCTGCTGAGCAGCAGTGAGGCCCTGCCCGCCAATGGCAATCTGATTCAGGGACCAAAAACCTTCAGCAGCGCCGGCATGGATACCGACGGCTACGTCAGCGCGGTCAACAGTGCGGCAGAAGGCAGCCGCTGGCTGATCAGCGCAACCGGCAAGATTCATGCGGCCGAGAAGCCCTGGTTATGCCTGACGCCAGCCAGTGGTCGCCTGACGCTGAGCAGCTGCCGTAATAGTCAGAGTAACCAGCTGTGGCTGCACACCGCTCAGAGCACGCTGAAAAATCAGGGCACTGGCCAGTGTGTGGATTACGCCAGCCATAACGGTACGCTGATTACCTATGGTTGCCATAACGGCTGGAACCAGCAATGGAGCGCACCGCTGAGCAGCGACAATCAATTACTGGCCCTGCTGGACGGCAATACCCTGCAGCGCCTGTATGAACTGCTGGCTGAATAA
- the modC gene encoding molybdenum ABC transporter ATP-binding protein — protein sequence MTDLHLNLDLRRGDFRLQLNTALAGQGVTAVFGPSGCGKTTLLRCIAGLEQGGEIRLGDEIWSSARQSLPAHRRPLALVFQDAGLLRHLNVQGNLDYGVKRAGKRGLTPLPAKQARQVLELLDLLPLLQRPVQRLSGGEQQRVALARALLINPRLLLLDEPLSALDSARKQEVLPYLRRLHQVYQGPILYVSHALEEVVQLADQLLVLEKGTLKDQGRLADVLARLSLGDETGVVLEGTVVAQEADGLARLALTADGTAAGSAELLLSAPQALVGDHLRARVLARDVSISLSRADDSSILNILPVRVESLSQSGVSVLLNLRLPDGELLRARLTQRSVTQLGLQAGMSVWAQVKSVALAG from the coding sequence ATGACCGATCTGCACCTGAATCTTGATCTCCGCCGTGGCGACTTTCGCCTGCAGCTCAATACGGCACTGGCCGGGCAGGGCGTGACGGCGGTATTTGGCCCCTCCGGTTGTGGTAAAACCACGCTGCTGCGCTGCATTGCCGGACTGGAGCAGGGCGGTGAGATTCGTCTTGGGGATGAAATCTGGAGCAGTGCGCGGCAAAGCCTGCCGGCGCATCGGCGTCCGCTGGCGCTGGTGTTTCAGGATGCCGGTCTGCTGCGTCATCTGAATGTGCAGGGCAATCTTGATTATGGCGTTAAGCGTGCAGGTAAGCGCGGGCTGACACCATTACCCGCAAAGCAGGCCCGGCAGGTGCTGGAACTGCTCGACCTGCTGCCACTGCTGCAGCGTCCGGTGCAGCGTTTGTCAGGTGGCGAGCAGCAGCGCGTGGCGCTGGCGCGGGCACTGCTGATTAATCCACGTTTGTTGCTGCTTGATGAGCCGCTGTCGGCACTGGACAGCGCACGTAAGCAGGAGGTGTTGCCCTATTTGCGCCGCCTGCATCAGGTCTATCAGGGGCCGATACTCTATGTCAGCCATGCGCTGGAAGAGGTGGTGCAACTGGCCGATCAGCTGCTGGTGCTGGAAAAGGGTACGCTGAAAGATCAGGGCAGGCTGGCCGATGTACTGGCAAGGCTCAGTCTGGGCGATGAAACCGGCGTGGTGCTCGAAGGTACCGTGGTTGCCCAGGAGGCGGACGGGCTGGCGCGGCTGGCTCTGACGGCAGACGGAACAGCCGCTGGCAGCGCAGAGCTGTTACTGAGTGCGCCTCAGGCGCTTGTGGGTGATCACTTACGTGCGCGGGTGCTGGCGCGGGATGTGAGTATCAGCCTCAGCCGTGCAGACGACAGCAGTATCCTCAATATTCTGCCGGTCAGGGTTGAAAGCCTCAGTCAGAGTGGCGTCTCGGTACTGCTGAATCTGCGCTTGCCGGACGGTGAATTACTGCGTGCCCGGCTGACGCAGCGTTCGGTGACTCAGCTGGGTTTGCAGGCGGGCATGTCCGTCTGGGCGCAGGTGAAATCGGTGGCGCTGGCCGGTTAA
- the modB gene encoding molybdate ABC transporter permease subunit, whose amino-acid sequence MLLTAADWQAVWLTLKLATLVTMLLLLIGTPLAWWLARTRSVWRGPVSALVALPLVLPPTVLGFYLLLALGPNGPLGQLMQTLGLGLLPFSFSGLVLASLLYSLPFVVQPVQNAIEAMGERPLEVAATLGAGPWDRFFTVVLPQAKPGLLTAAVLGFAHTVGEFGVVLMIGGNIPGETRVISVQIYDHVEALSYAQAHSLSLMMLLFSFVVLLLMYSLNRHSRLNFSLSRP is encoded by the coding sequence ATGTTGTTAACTGCAGCAGACTGGCAGGCGGTCTGGCTGACGCTGAAGCTGGCGACACTGGTCACGATGTTGCTGTTGTTAATCGGCACGCCGCTGGCGTGGTGGCTGGCGCGTACCCGCTCTGTCTGGCGCGGCCCGGTATCGGCACTGGTGGCCTTGCCGCTGGTTCTGCCGCCGACCGTGCTGGGGTTTTATCTGTTGCTGGCGCTGGGACCAAACGGTCCGCTCGGCCAGCTGATGCAGACACTTGGGCTGGGGCTGCTGCCGTTCAGCTTCAGCGGACTGGTGCTGGCCTCGCTGCTGTATTCGCTGCCCTTTGTGGTGCAGCCGGTACAAAACGCCATTGAAGCCATGGGCGAGCGGCCGCTGGAAGTCGCTGCGACACTGGGCGCCGGGCCCTGGGATCGCTTCTTTACCGTGGTTCTGCCGCAGGCCAAACCGGGTCTGCTTACTGCGGCAGTGCTCGGCTTTGCCCATACTGTCGGCGAGTTTGGCGTGGTGCTGATGATTGGCGGCAATATTCCCGGTGAAACGCGGGTGATTTCGGTGCAGATTTACGACCATGTTGAGGCCCTGAGTTACGCTCAGGCGCACAGCCTGTCGCTGATGATGCTGCTGTTTTCGTTTGTGGTGCTGCTGCTGATGTACAGCCTGAACCGCCACAGTCGCCTGAATTTTTCCCTGAGCCGCCCATGA
- the modA gene encoding molybdate ABC transporter substrate-binding protein encodes MFRLHRHGIASLAFIGLLFFSFLVPAQAIAGEVMVAVASNFTAPMKDIAARFQQHSGHTLIMAFGSSGKFTAQIHNGAPFEVFLSADQVKPEALIRAGFASADSRFTYALGRLALWTTTPDVDVCAQLHSGQFRKLALANPRLAPYGTAAQQTLAALALTDSVATRQVMGENIAQTWQFVSSGNAQLGFVALSQVMSGGHINNGSAWIVPDNLYQPIRQDAVLLKKGEPNPAARAFLAFLQSAEVTELIRGYGYHRE; translated from the coding sequence ATGTTCAGACTCCACCGGCATGGCATAGCTTCGCTGGCGTTTATCGGTCTGCTGTTTTTTTCTTTTCTCGTACCGGCACAGGCCATCGCCGGCGAGGTTATGGTGGCGGTGGCTTCCAACTTTACCGCACCGATGAAAGACATCGCCGCACGCTTTCAGCAGCACAGCGGCCATACCCTGATAATGGCCTTTGGCTCATCCGGAAAATTCACCGCCCAGATTCACAATGGCGCGCCCTTTGAGGTATTCCTGTCGGCGGATCAGGTCAAGCCCGAAGCCCTGATCCGTGCCGGTTTTGCCAGCGCCGACAGCCGTTTCACCTATGCTCTGGGGCGTCTGGCCCTGTGGACAACCACACCCGATGTGGATGTGTGCGCGCAGCTGCACAGCGGCCAGTTCCGTAAACTGGCGCTGGCTAATCCGCGCCTGGCGCCTTACGGTACCGCGGCACAGCAGACGCTGGCAGCCCTGGCACTGACCGACAGCGTGGCGACCCGCCAGGTGATGGGGGAAAACATCGCCCAGACCTGGCAGTTTGTTTCCAGCGGCAATGCCCAGCTTGGTTTTGTGGCGCTGTCGCAGGTGATGAGTGGCGGCCATATCAATAACGGCAGTGCCTGGATTGTGCCCGACAATCTGTATCAGCCGATCCGTCAGGATGCAGTACTACTGAAGAAAGGCGAACCGAACCCGGCGGCCAGAGCATTTCTGGCTTTTCTGCAATCGGCGGAAGTAACGGAGCTGATCCGTGGTTATGGTTATCACCGGGAGTAA
- a CDS encoding FMN-binding glutamate synthase family protein, producing the protein MSDEVFLIAAYGVIVLVGLLGLVALAVTGWILVAYVVDITQTRHTVRRNFPVIGRFRYFFEHLGEFFRQYFFAQDREELPFNRAERAWVYRAAKKENTTIAFGSTRRLDVPGTILFVNSAFPALKHDFADTGPITLGEHCRTPYTTSSLINISGMSFGAISRPAVLALSKGASLAGCWMNTGEGGLSPYHLEGGADIVFQIGTAKYGVRNEFGELDEEKLRTIAAHEQVRMFEIKLSQGAKPGKGGILPGEKVTAEIAAIRHIKAGEDSISPNGHPEVRSVDDLLDMIAQVRAITGKPVGFKAVLGDIGWIRDLCRAIHVRGAESAPDFITLDGAEGGTGAAPQSLMDYMGLPLAQALPMLVDVLDEYKLRPRIRIVASGKLITPDRVAWALCVGADFVTSARGFMFALGCIQALQCNKNTCPTGITTHNPRLQRGLVPTDKAARVAHFVETLNQEVGIIAHSCGVDEPRKLTRHHARMVQPNGEAKLLSELYGSDQFHPGTEPVFEDE; encoded by the coding sequence ATGTCTGATGAAGTATTCCTGATTGCCGCTTATGGCGTCATTGTTTTGGTCGGCTTGCTGGGGCTGGTGGCGCTGGCGGTTACAGGCTGGATACTGGTGGCCTATGTGGTGGATATAACCCAGACCCGCCATACCGTGCGCCGTAACTTTCCGGTGATTGGCCGCTTCCGCTATTTCTTTGAGCATCTGGGTGAGTTTTTCCGCCAGTACTTTTTTGCGCAGGACCGCGAAGAGCTGCCGTTTAACCGCGCCGAGCGGGCCTGGGTTTACCGCGCCGCGAAAAAAGAAAATACCACCATCGCCTTTGGCTCGACCCGCCGGCTGGATGTTCCCGGCACTATCCTATTTGTAAACAGCGCATTTCCGGCTCTGAAACACGATTTTGCCGATACCGGCCCGATCACTCTGGGTGAGCATTGCCGCACGCCGTACACCACTTCTTCGCTGATTAATATTTCCGGTATGAGTTTCGGGGCTATTTCCCGTCCGGCGGTTTTGGCCTTATCCAAGGGTGCCAGTCTGGCCGGTTGCTGGATGAATACCGGCGAAGGTGGCTTGTCGCCCTATCACCTTGAAGGCGGGGCGGACATCGTCTTCCAGATTGGCACGGCCAAATACGGAGTACGCAATGAGTTCGGTGAGCTGGATGAGGAAAAATTACGTACGATTGCCGCTCATGAACAGGTACGTATGTTTGAAATTAAACTCAGTCAGGGCGCCAAACCCGGTAAAGGCGGGATTTTACCCGGCGAAAAAGTAACGGCTGAAATTGCCGCGATCCGTCATATTAAAGCCGGAGAAGATTCGATCTCACCTAATGGTCATCCGGAAGTCCGCTCGGTAGATGATCTGCTGGATATGATTGCTCAGGTAAGAGCCATCACCGGTAAACCGGTCGGCTTTAAAGCGGTGCTGGGAGACATTGGCTGGATTCGCGATTTATGCCGTGCGATTCATGTGCGTGGCGCAGAGTCGGCACCGGATTTTATTACCCTTGATGGTGCCGAAGGCGGTACCGGTGCTGCACCACAATCGTTAATGGATTACATGGGCCTGCCGCTGGCACAGGCATTGCCGATGCTGGTGGATGTGCTGGATGAATATAAATTACGGCCGCGCATCCGCATTGTCGCTTCGGGCAAATTAATTACCCCCGACCGCGTCGCCTGGGCGCTGTGCGTGGGTGCCGATTTTGTTACCAGTGCGCGTGGTTTTATGTTTGCCCTGGGCTGTATTCAGGCGTTGCAGTGTAATAAAAATACCTGCCCGACCGGCATTACTACCCATAACCCGCGTTTGCAGCGTGGTCTGGTGCCGACGGATAAAGCCGCCCGTGTTGCCCATTTTGTTGAAACCCTGAATCAGGAAGTCGGTATTATTGCCCACTCCTGCGGAGTGGATGAGCCGCGTAAATTAACCCGCCATCATGCGCGTATGGTACAGCCGAATGGTGAGGCAAAATTACTGTCGGAACTGTACGGCAGTGATCAGTTCCATCCGGGAACCGAACCGGTATTTGAAGACGAATAA
- a CDS encoding TIGR01777 family oxidoreductase, which translates to MTEQRILITGGTGFIGQALVSRWLAQGADITVLSRRPAWVARRWGGMVKAAAGFEQLGGQFDVLVNLAGEGIADKRWSRGRKQVLQDSRITLTRNLAAWASRTGQRFRVVLSGSAIGYYGSYRGVDDRPHNEQDAQGKDFAAQLCADWEAAAEPLQPLTERLLILRTGVVLGTHGGMLKRLWLPFSLGFGGMIGDGRQNLSWIHLQDYCRAVDFLLSLDADNTVNGVINMTAPQPVTNHDFTRDLARELQRPALLPMPEMVAKWLFGEMSELLLKGQDVRPQRLQELGFSYDFADIRDALKDIARHW; encoded by the coding sequence ATGACAGAACAACGCATTCTGATTACCGGTGGTACCGGCTTTATTGGTCAGGCCCTGGTCAGCCGCTGGCTGGCTCAGGGCGCTGACATCACAGTGCTCAGTCGCCGTCCGGCCTGGGTTGCCCGGCGCTGGGGCGGAATGGTGAAAGCCGCAGCAGGTTTTGAACAGCTTGGTGGCCAGTTTGATGTACTGGTAAACCTGGCGGGTGAAGGGATTGCTGATAAACGCTGGAGTCGTGGCCGCAAGCAGGTATTACAGGACAGCCGCATTACTCTTACCCGCAATCTGGCCGCCTGGGCCAGCCGTACCGGTCAGCGCTTTCGAGTGGTGCTGAGTGGTTCAGCCATCGGTTACTACGGCAGTTATCGTGGTGTGGATGACCGACCGCATAACGAACAGGATGCTCAGGGAAAGGATTTTGCGGCACAGCTTTGTGCGGACTGGGAAGCGGCGGCGGAACCCCTGCAACCGCTGACTGAGCGTCTGCTGATCCTGCGTACCGGCGTGGTGCTGGGAACACATGGCGGCATGCTGAAGCGTTTATGGCTGCCGTTCAGTCTGGGGTTTGGCGGCATGATTGGTGATGGCCGTCAGAACCTGTCCTGGATTCATTTACAGGATTATTGCCGGGCTGTTGATTTTTTGCTCAGTCTTGATGCTGATAACACTGTTAATGGCGTCATCAATATGACGGCACCGCAGCCTGTGACCAATCACGACTTTACCCGGGATCTGGCGCGCGAGCTGCAGCGCCCGGCGTTATTACCCATGCCGGAGATGGTGGCAAAGTGGCTGTTTGGAGAAATGAGCGAGTTGTTGCTGAAAGGGCAGGATGTCCGTCCGCAGCGGTTGCAGGAGCTGGGCTTCAGCTATGACTTTGCAGACATTCGTGACGCCTTAAAAGATATTGCCCGCCACTGGTAG
- a CDS encoding acyl-CoA dehydrogenase C-terminal domain-containing protein: protein MSYQAPLRDMQFVLYELLKGDEILPALPGYEDATRDIMDAMLTEGAKLAQNVIAPTNTNGDRQGCHYDPESKSVTTPDGFKEAYKQFAEAGWTALSAPVEYGGQGMPHTLNTLAEEMMCSANLSLGMYPGLTHGAVNALIGYGTNEQKDYFLPRLISGEWTGTMCLTEPHCGTDLGLIRTKAEPQADGSYAISGTKIWITGGEHDLVDNIIHLVLAKLPDAPAGSKGISLFLVPKVLEDGSRNPAFCGGLEHKMGIKGSATCVMNFEEAKGWLIGEPHKGLQAMFVMMNSARLMVGLQGLGIAEAAYQVSLGFAKDRLQSRSLAGPQAPDKPADPIIVHPDVRRMLLRQKATIEGSRALAYFTALNLDIAHTAEDPAEREHADDMVQLLTPVVKAFLTDEGFFCANDGLQLMGGSGFTQDWPLEQLVRDARITRIYEGTNGIQALDLVGRKIGMNGGRALKRFFAMLDGFINDNPDAPHLSQLKAAIGRLQKATMWLMQNGMSDREQAGAAATPYLRLFALTAVAYFWSRMAQVAQQQLDAGSTETDFYQAKVHSARFFMDKLLPQTEALLTEIEAGKDSLMEMAVGQF from the coding sequence ATGAGTTATCAGGCTCCCCTGCGTGACATGCAATTTGTGCTGTATGAACTGCTGAAAGGTGATGAAATTTTACCGGCATTGCCAGGTTATGAGGACGCAACCCGCGACATCATGGACGCCATGCTGACCGAGGGTGCGAAGCTGGCGCAGAACGTTATTGCGCCTACCAACACCAACGGCGACCGTCAGGGTTGTCATTACGATCCGGAAAGCAAAAGCGTCACTACACCGGATGGCTTTAAAGAAGCTTACAAGCAGTTTGCTGAAGCAGGCTGGACGGCGTTGTCTGCGCCGGTGGAATACGGCGGTCAGGGTATGCCGCATACGCTGAATACGCTGGCCGAAGAAATGATGTGCTCGGCCAACCTGTCGCTGGGTATGTATCCGGGCCTGACCCACGGTGCGGTGAATGCGCTGATTGGCTATGGCACCAACGAACAGAAAGATTACTTCCTGCCACGCCTGATCAGCGGTGAGTGGACCGGCACCATGTGTCTGACCGAGCCGCATTGTGGTACCGATCTGGGTCTGATCCGCACCAAAGCGGAGCCGCAGGCGGATGGCTCTTATGCGATCTCTGGCACCAAAATCTGGATTACCGGTGGCGAGCATGATCTGGTCGATAACATCATCCATCTGGTGCTGGCCAAATTACCGGATGCGCCGGCGGGCTCTAAGGGTATTTCCCTGTTCCTGGTGCCTAAAGTACTGGAAGACGGCAGCCGTAACCCGGCATTTTGTGGCGGTCTGGAACACAAAATGGGTATTAAGGGTTCGGCAACCTGTGTGATGAACTTCGAAGAAGCCAAAGGCTGGCTGATTGGCGAGCCGCACAAAGGTCTGCAGGCAATGTTCGTGATGATGAACAGTGCGCGTCTGATGGTTGGCCTGCAGGGGCTGGGCATTGCTGAAGCGGCTTATCAGGTATCTCTGGGCTTCGCCAAAGACCGTCTGCAGAGCCGCTCACTGGCGGGTCCGCAGGCACCGGATAAACCAGCCGATCCGATCATCGTGCACCCGGATGTACGCCGTATGCTGCTGCGTCAGAAAGCCACCATTGAAGGCAGCCGTGCGCTGGCATACTTCACCGCACTGAATCTGGATATCGCCCACACCGCAGAAGATCCGGCCGAGCGTGAACACGCCGATGATATGGTGCAGCTGCTGACGCCGGTGGTAAAAGCCTTCCTTACCGATGAAGGATTTTTCTGTGCCAACGATGGTCTGCAGTTAATGGGCGGCTCCGGCTTTACTCAGGACTGGCCGCTGGAGCAGCTGGTGCGTGATGCCCGTATTACCCGTATTTACGAAGGTACCAACGGTATTCAGGCGCTGGATCTGGTGGGCCGTAAAATCGGCATGAATGGCGGACGGGCGCTGAAGCGTTTCTTTGCCATGCTCGACGGTTTTATCAACGATAATCCTGATGCTCCGCATCTGTCCCAACTGAAAGCGGCGATTGGCCGTCTGCAGAAAGCGACGATGTGGCTGATGCAGAATGGCATGAGTGACCGTGAGCAGGCCGGCGCAGCTGCAACGCCATATCTGCGTTTGTTCGCCCTGACCGCCGTTGCGTATTTCTGGAGCCGTATGGCCCAGGTTGCACAGCAGCAGCTGGATGCCGGTTCAACCGAAACCGACTTCTATCAGGCAAAAGTGCACAGTGCCCGTTTCTTTATGGACAAATTGCTGCCACAAACCGAAGCTCTGCTGACAGAAATTGAAGCCGGTAAAGACAGCCTGATGGAAATGGCCGTCGGTCAGTTCTGA
- a CDS encoding NAD(P)/FAD-dependent oxidoreductase produces MASIAIIGAGIAGLSALQLLAAQGHEVTVFDKSRGSGGRMATKKVDDASWDMGAQFIRAHSAAFTAQLQQWQQYGWVEQWNITPWIADAKGLHPSPDTVLRFVGTPRMTGLSRSLLSPAAVFCAATRITKAQRENGRHWWLDSDEGKTFGPFDALLISTPPQQAVPLLSAAPILAAQCEQVGMLPCWTLLLTLPEAISSAPDAVFVKQGPLGWIARNNSKPGRDKKEAWVIQASHEWSREHADAPREQVQQELLHAFFATLQQPPQQPDTLWLHRWLYAIPANSLTLGALTDTRQQLAVCGDWCHSPSLEGAWLSGQQAAQALLTTLPDMAEQPL; encoded by the coding sequence ATGGCCAGCATCGCAATCATTGGCGCCGGCATCGCCGGCCTGAGCGCACTGCAACTTCTTGCCGCACAGGGTCACGAGGTGACGGTATTCGATAAGAGCCGCGGCTCCGGAGGCCGCATGGCCACGAAAAAGGTTGACGACGCCAGCTGGGATATGGGGGCGCAGTTTATCCGTGCCCACAGCGCTGCCTTTACCGCCCAGCTGCAGCAATGGCAGCAATATGGCTGGGTTGAACAATGGAACATCACCCCCTGGATTGCCGATGCCAAAGGTCTGCACCCTTCGCCGGATACTGTGCTGCGCTTCGTCGGTACACCACGCATGACCGGCCTCAGCCGATCTCTGCTAAGCCCGGCCGCCGTATTTTGTGCCGCCACCCGCATTACCAAGGCGCAGCGCGAAAATGGCCGGCACTGGTGGCTGGACAGCGATGAAGGCAAAACCTTCGGCCCCTTTGACGCTCTGCTGATCAGCACTCCGCCACAGCAAGCCGTACCACTGCTGAGCGCGGCGCCAATACTGGCGGCGCAATGTGAACAGGTCGGGATGCTGCCCTGCTGGACACTGCTGCTGACATTGCCGGAAGCAATAAGCAGCGCTCCGGATGCTGTTTTTGTTAAACAGGGCCCACTGGGCTGGATCGCCCGCAATAACAGCAAGCCCGGACGGGATAAAAAAGAGGCCTGGGTGATTCAGGCCAGTCATGAGTGGAGCCGCGAACATGCCGATGCCCCACGTGAACAGGTGCAGCAGGAGTTGCTGCACGCTTTCTTTGCCACCCTGCAGCAGCCACCACAACAACCCGATACGCTGTGGCTGCACCGCTGGCTGTACGCAATACCGGCAAATAGCCTTACACTGGGTGCTTTAACCGATACCAGGCAGCAACTCGCCGTTTGCGGTGACTGGTGCCACAGCCCTAGCCTTGAAGGCGCCTGGCTCAGCGGCCAACAGGCGGCACAGGCATTACTGACCACACTCCCGGACATGGCTGAACAACCACTATGA